A stretch of the Bombyx mori chromosome 14, ASM3026992v2 genome encodes the following:
- the LOC110386378 gene encoding uncharacterized protein LOC110386378 isoform X1 — protein MERRNSCVSCERSVLRRRRHRLTQMFLERYHDYAVLLLQEIMPREIAFDGTLSICNPCWLRFYRAVQVRPVDDPLPQQVQEPLPQQVQEEEVQEIVVDVQQQQDIGLMTIPGYLRVSNTARRCVFQNCRNVPANAVPKYVRLHFFRINKLFIPKLARVCQPHMINNEWEDLLNEQIPLHENFNSAHVLDIIELYEWRLERGTQLDFENVEEIDDNELHFYTGMDKIQFNNILNQTSSLRDRTNSSATVLGLYLVKIRTGEPDERIASMFNMSRRTLERKLKIARECLSEEFVPRHLGLDHMTREDVVARNLTIPSHIFGGNQNEPAAILVCDGTYIYVQKSSNFLFQRRTYSLHKFRNLIKPFLIVCTDGYIVDVLGPYPAITTDAEIMRHMMEEEVWYWFLNANDIFILDRGFRDSIPAIEEHGYDAHMPPTRTRGEQLSTVDANKSRLITMCRWVVETINGRFKKDFKIFRHVYFNVALTNMMTDFKITAALINATYQPYRDNAHAAEFINIINENINRENELADYVIRNNLNRQRVAFTPIEANNPELRDFPQLTYDELFLFTLGIYHLKLAKSYCHEHMRPNGVYIMELYHRRELVENKILIRGRIQSRHIRAKRYYTYILINPALQGRQSLEGYYCSCIHGRRTVGSCAHIASVVYFLSWAIYQEEFHAPAAFLDETLVDLDAAE, from the exons ATGGAACGACGAAATAGTTGTGTGTCGTGTGAGCGATCTGTTCTACGTCGTAGAAGACATCGTCTTACACAAATGTTTTTAGAAAGATATCATGACTATGCAGTACTATTATTACAAGAAATAATGCCACGGGAG ATTGCTTTTGATGGAACACTATCAATATGCAACCCTTGCTGGCTGAGATTTTATCGCGCAGTGCAAGTCCGGCCAGTAGACGATCCATTACCTCAGCAAGTTCAAGAACCATTACCCCAGCAAGTACAAGAAGAGGAAGTCCAAGAAATAGTAGTTGACGTTCAACAACAACAAGACATAGGTCTTATGACTATTCCTGGATATTTGCGTGTATCTAATACTGCTCGACGCTGTGTTTTTCAAAACTGCAGAAACGTACCAGCAAATGCTGTGCCAAAATATGTCAGGTTACATTTTTTTCGTATTAATAAGCTATTCATACCAAAACTTGCTCGAGTTTGCCAACCCCATATGATAAACAATGAATGGGAAGATCTACTTAATGAGCAAATACCTCTTCATGAAAACTTTAATAGTGCTCATGTTCTCGATATTATCGAGCTGTATGAATGGAGATTGGAACGAGGAACTCAGTTGGACTTCGAAAATGTTGAGGAGATAGATGACAATGAACTACATTTTTATACGGGTATGgataaaattcaattcaataatattttgaatCAAACATCTTCTCTACGTGATAGAACCAACAGTTCTGCTACTGTTTTGGGACTGTATTTAGTTAAAATAAGAACAGGTGAACCAGACGAGCGTATAGCTTCTATGTTTAATATGTCGAGAAGAACATTGGAACGAAAACTAAAAATAGCTCGAGAATGTTTATCTGAAGAGTTTGTTCCCCGCCATCTGGGTTTGGATCACATGACGAGAGAAGATGTAGTAGCTCGCAACTTAACCATCCCGAGTCATATTTTTGGAGGTAACCAGAATGAACCTGCGGCCATTCTTGTGTGTGATGGAACATACATATACGTGCAAAAAAGCTCCAACTTCCTTTTTCAGAGAAGAACGTATAGCCTGCACAAATTCCGCAACTTAATAAAACCCTTTTTAATTGTATGCACAGACGGCTATATTGTAGACGTATTAGGCCCGTATCCAGCTATTACTACGGATGCCGAAATAATGCGTCACATGATGGAGGAGGAAGTTTGGTATTGGTTTCTGAACGCCAACGATATTTTCATATTGGACCGCGGCTTTAGAGACTCTATCCCTGCCATCGAAGAGCATGGATATGATGCACATATGCCGCCAACAAGGACGAGAGGAGAGCAGTTGAGCACAGTAGATGCAAATAAATCACGTCTAATCACTATGTGTCGTTGGGTGGTAGAGACTATTAATGGTCGCTTTAAAAAAGACTTCAAAATATtccgccatgtttattttaatgtagcGCTTACAAATATGATGactgattttaaaataactgCAGCACTTATCAATGCCACTTATCAGCCATATAGAGATAACGCTCATGCCGCagagtttataaatataataaatgagaATATAAATAGAGAAAATGAATTGGCTGATTACGTGATTCGAAACAACTTAAACAGGCAAAGAGTTGCATTCACGCCGATAGAGGCAAACAATCCCGAATTAAGAGATTTTCCACAATTAACTTACGacgagctatttttatttaccttgggAATATACCATTTGAAATTGGCCAAATCTTATTGCCATGAACACATGCGGCCAAACGGAGTGTATATAATGGAATTATACCATCGCAGAGAGttggtagaaaataaaatattaatacgagGCAGAATACAGTCTCGTCACATAAGAGCAAAacgctattatacatatatactaataAATCCGGCATTGCAAGGAAGACAAAGCCTCGAAGGGTATTACTGTTCCTGTATACACGGCCGCCGCACTGTAGGGAGTTGCGCGCACATCGCCAGTGTGGTATACTTTTTATCTTGGGCTATATATCAAGAAGAATTCCACGCACCTGCGGCGTTTTTAGACGAAACTCTTGTAGATTTGGATGCGGCAGAATAA
- the LOC110386378 gene encoding uncharacterized protein LOC110386378 isoform X2 yields MSQKISSDYEFWTRRVSIAFDGTLSICNPCWLRFYRAVQVRPVDDPLPQQVQEPLPQQVQEEEVQEIVVDVQQQQDIGLMTIPGYLRVSNTARRCVFQNCRNVPANAVPKYVRLHFFRINKLFIPKLARVCQPHMINNEWEDLLNEQIPLHENFNSAHVLDIIELYEWRLERGTQLDFENVEEIDDNELHFYTGMDKIQFNNILNQTSSLRDRTNSSATVLGLYLVKIRTGEPDERIASMFNMSRRTLERKLKIARECLSEEFVPRHLGLDHMTREDVVARNLTIPSHIFGGNQNEPAAILVCDGTYIYVQKSSNFLFQRRTYSLHKFRNLIKPFLIVCTDGYIVDVLGPYPAITTDAEIMRHMMEEEVWYWFLNANDIFILDRGFRDSIPAIEEHGYDAHMPPTRTRGEQLSTVDANKSRLITMCRWVVETINGRFKKDFKIFRHVYFNVALTNMMTDFKITAALINATYQPYRDNAHAAEFINIINENINRENELADYVIRNNLNRQRVAFTPIEANNPELRDFPQLTYDELFLFTLGIYHLKLAKSYCHEHMRPNGVYIMELYHRRELVENKILIRGRIQSRHIRAKRYYTYILINPALQGRQSLEGYYCSCIHGRRTVGSCAHIASVVYFLSWAIYQEEFHAPAAFLDETLVDLDAAE; encoded by the coding sequence ATTGCTTTTGATGGAACACTATCAATATGCAACCCTTGCTGGCTGAGATTTTATCGCGCAGTGCAAGTCCGGCCAGTAGACGATCCATTACCTCAGCAAGTTCAAGAACCATTACCCCAGCAAGTACAAGAAGAGGAAGTCCAAGAAATAGTAGTTGACGTTCAACAACAACAAGACATAGGTCTTATGACTATTCCTGGATATTTGCGTGTATCTAATACTGCTCGACGCTGTGTTTTTCAAAACTGCAGAAACGTACCAGCAAATGCTGTGCCAAAATATGTCAGGTTACATTTTTTTCGTATTAATAAGCTATTCATACCAAAACTTGCTCGAGTTTGCCAACCCCATATGATAAACAATGAATGGGAAGATCTACTTAATGAGCAAATACCTCTTCATGAAAACTTTAATAGTGCTCATGTTCTCGATATTATCGAGCTGTATGAATGGAGATTGGAACGAGGAACTCAGTTGGACTTCGAAAATGTTGAGGAGATAGATGACAATGAACTACATTTTTATACGGGTATGgataaaattcaattcaataatattttgaatCAAACATCTTCTCTACGTGATAGAACCAACAGTTCTGCTACTGTTTTGGGACTGTATTTAGTTAAAATAAGAACAGGTGAACCAGACGAGCGTATAGCTTCTATGTTTAATATGTCGAGAAGAACATTGGAACGAAAACTAAAAATAGCTCGAGAATGTTTATCTGAAGAGTTTGTTCCCCGCCATCTGGGTTTGGATCACATGACGAGAGAAGATGTAGTAGCTCGCAACTTAACCATCCCGAGTCATATTTTTGGAGGTAACCAGAATGAACCTGCGGCCATTCTTGTGTGTGATGGAACATACATATACGTGCAAAAAAGCTCCAACTTCCTTTTTCAGAGAAGAACGTATAGCCTGCACAAATTCCGCAACTTAATAAAACCCTTTTTAATTGTATGCACAGACGGCTATATTGTAGACGTATTAGGCCCGTATCCAGCTATTACTACGGATGCCGAAATAATGCGTCACATGATGGAGGAGGAAGTTTGGTATTGGTTTCTGAACGCCAACGATATTTTCATATTGGACCGCGGCTTTAGAGACTCTATCCCTGCCATCGAAGAGCATGGATATGATGCACATATGCCGCCAACAAGGACGAGAGGAGAGCAGTTGAGCACAGTAGATGCAAATAAATCACGTCTAATCACTATGTGTCGTTGGGTGGTAGAGACTATTAATGGTCGCTTTAAAAAAGACTTCAAAATATtccgccatgtttattttaatgtagcGCTTACAAATATGATGactgattttaaaataactgCAGCACTTATCAATGCCACTTATCAGCCATATAGAGATAACGCTCATGCCGCagagtttataaatataataaatgagaATATAAATAGAGAAAATGAATTGGCTGATTACGTGATTCGAAACAACTTAAACAGGCAAAGAGTTGCATTCACGCCGATAGAGGCAAACAATCCCGAATTAAGAGATTTTCCACAATTAACTTACGacgagctatttttatttaccttgggAATATACCATTTGAAATTGGCCAAATCTTATTGCCATGAACACATGCGGCCAAACGGAGTGTATATAATGGAATTATACCATCGCAGAGAGttggtagaaaataaaatattaatacgagGCAGAATACAGTCTCGTCACATAAGAGCAAAacgctattatacatatatactaataAATCCGGCATTGCAAGGAAGACAAAGCCTCGAAGGGTATTACTGTTCCTGTATACACGGCCGCCGCACTGTAGGGAGTTGCGCGCACATCGCCAGTGTGGTATACTTTTTATCTTGGGCTATATATCAAGAAGAATTCCACGCACCTGCGGCGTTTTTAGACGAAACTCTTGTAGATTTGGATGCGGCAGAATAA